A stretch of the Terriglobia bacterium genome encodes the following:
- a CDS encoding DNA-directed RNA polymerase subunit beta', with translation MIRSNPYDRAASIADFDSIRISLASPEKIRSWSHGEVTKPETINYRTFKPEKDGLFCARIFGPVTDWECLCGKYKRMKHRGVICDKCGVEVTLSKVRRERLGHIELASPCSHVWFFKGLPSRIGHLLDMSLRELERVLYF, from the coding sequence TTGATTAGATCGAATCCTTACGACCGGGCGGCGTCCATCGCCGATTTTGACAGCATCCGGATCAGTCTGGCTTCTCCAGAAAAGATTCGCTCGTGGTCTCATGGCGAAGTAACCAAGCCGGAAACCATCAACTACCGGACATTCAAGCCGGAAAAAGACGGGTTGTTCTGCGCCCGCATCTTTGGTCCTGTGACGGACTGGGAATGCCTCTGCGGAAAATACAAGCGCATGAAACACCGCGGAGTCATCTGCGACAAGTGCGGTGTCGAAGTAACGCTTTCAAAAGTCCGGCGCGAACGCCTCGGTCACATCGAGCTGGCCAGCCCGTGCTCGCACGTCTGGTTCTTCAAGGGATTGCCCAGCCGCATCGGCCACCTCCTCGACATGTCGCTTCGTGAGCTCGAGCGCGTCCTCTATTTCG